A section of the Rhizobium sp. Pop5 genome encodes:
- a CDS encoding DUF1127 domain-containing protein: MALETSELTETFPVVGRSKLREIMSRGRRLLAAIEHRLEKRHSRRRLSELTEDELRDIGLTGAQARAEASKSWFWS, from the coding sequence ATGGCTTTGGAAACAAGCGAGCTTACTGAAACATTCCCTGTTGTCGGCCGATCGAAACTGCGCGAGATCATGTCTCGGGGTCGGCGGCTGCTGGCAGCCATCGAGCATCGCCTCGAAAAGCGTCACAGCCGCCGAAGGCTTTCGGAGCTGACGGAGGACGAGCTTCGCGATATCGGATTGACCGGTGCGCAGGCGAGGGCCGAGGCATCGAAGTCCTGGTTCTGGTCCTGA